The genome window ACCCCCTTAGATAGTGATTAATATTTGCAGTTGAATTGGTATAATACGTGTgtttaataataattataatagTGATTCCTCTTTTCACACGCATACACACACTTTCTCTGTCGCTCTCTTTAGTTCGTCAATTCTATATTTTTCAGGGACGGGTGTTTGTCTAGGCAGAGGGCAGGGGCGTGTGGGGGTTCGAACTGCAGACTTGTTCCGCTATATTGAAATAACAAGacaagatcttcttttttttcctattAGACGCGCGAGTGACAACTAAACCCCGACAGAGACGCGCAACTAATCCCACCTACATCTTCCTTTATATACCATCTTGCTTATACCCCCAAGCATTGGAAAACCCATAACTTTTACACGGGGCACGAACGACTCATAGTCCAGAAAAAATTagaatcagaaaaaaaacaaaaaaaaaaaacaaccatataatttggaaaaaacCGGTTTTGggaaagtaaagtaaaaagTGCGGTCGTCACTGTGCGAGAGAGAGGAATACTCTGGTGGTCACTCAGACCACTCCGTACAAAGTGCTAGTGGTAGTGCGCGAATTTCCCACACGACTTGCTACGCTCACAACAGGACGATGGGGGCAGGCCTGGATCAGCCTCTGGGCAGATTCTCGGCGCTAGAGCCTAAACACTGTGCTGGTACAGGGTATTTAGAGGGCCAACGATGGATTTCAAGCGCGTGCCATCGGATTATCCCCAAACGGCGTTAACCTCACATCGAAGGGGTGCCTTTACGTACGAGGTAGGTAGGGTACAGGGCAGTGAGCGCTAGGGATTGCGAGGGGTTCCATGAAAAGAGGGCATACGCAAAGATGCATGGCATGGCATGGCATGGCATTATGTCAGAGCACGTCCGTAGTACCAGTATATCCAGTAATGCCGGGAGgaagaaggaaaacaaattcaaagcGTATACAGAATCTGACTAGTTTAACTAGCTGCTTGTCAATAAGGTATGTAGCTAGCATATACGTACACACAAGCAAGCGCGCACCCTTTATAGGTTCCTTCCTTCCAAGACGAGAACTTTCGGGATTCCGGAATGAAAGAAGGTCCGTTCCACGGAAAGAACCGGGACACGCGTACAGTAGAATATAATACATACACAGCCATTCACACTGACACATGTGTAGCCATTACATGTGAAGCCATATCCGTAGTAGCCACCACAGAGGTATTAGCCACAGGCATGCTTATTATAGGcgtgctgctgctgtgcTACACTACCCCTCACCGCTTTTGATTGATTCCACCACAGGCATTGTTGTTTGGTGCCCAAGAACAATCGTGCCGCTATCGACCTTGTACACCAATCAGAGTGTGAGAAGCTTGCAGCAAAGCGTTTTGCGAAAAGCCAAGAGATCGCATTAGGCTGGCGgtttcttccaagaacttCTCGTCAATGACGGAGAAGAACTGTGCATTTTCCAGTTTCGTTATCATTTCCTGCGGACGGTCTACGTTGAGCCCTAGAGTGTGCGTGAAAAGTTGTTTCATGTCTTCGTGCTGATCCCCGAAAACGTTGTTCCGCGGCTCTAGAGCATAGTAGACCATGTCCATGAGCCCCTCGGACATGTCGAGTTTTATTACTGCgtcaaggaaaagaagagtcCTGAAGGTGCAAAAGTTCTTGTACTGGAAGGATGCGCTCATGGCATCTGCGAGGCGCCTAATCGCGTAAAACGTGTCCTTGCGCAACTGTGACAAGAGTTTAAGCCGCTTTTTAAGGGCTGATACGTCGATTTCTATGTCTACGTCTACGTCGTTCATGGGTATGGTGCGGCTGGCGCTAAAAGTGTCGATATTCTGAGCAATGCCGACTTCGGCATGCGCCAAGCGCATCCCAAAGCCTAATAACGAGTATAATATAGTGGGGAAGATGGTCTCAATGCTCAGCTTGCACTTCTCCATATTGGACCCGTCCGTTAATACCCGATCAAAGACACCTTCCAAGATCTGCAACGAGAGTTTGGCAAGCTCCAGCGTGTGGCGTGTAGCTTCTAGCAAATAACGTTTGTAATGAACAAGGTTCTCGACGTTTCCCATAGCGCACGAATCTTCgaaatacaaaaacaagGATTTGAAGAGATGGATCATCAGATTTCTCACTAGTATGTGCATCTGTATGTTATGGTACGAGTCAATGACGTCGCACACGATTGAGTTGGGattggaattggaactGAAACTGGAGTTTGAGTTTGTGttggagctggagctggagctaGTAATACTACTGGGGCTGCAGTCGTTTCTGCTTCTCCCTCCGTCCTTCGCCGAAACCCCTCTTCCCTCGTTATGCGATAAAACCACATTAAATGATTTTGGCCCACCTATATAGTCAAAATCCATGGAAAAGTTTAGGTTAAGTGCATCTAGCACAGAACGGGTGGTAAAATCTATTTCGCTTAACGACAATCCAGCCGCATCCTTCTTTACAAGTTTCTCAAAGTCCATGAGCAATACCAACATCTTGTAGTTCTTGAATAACACACTGTGAATCTTTAACTCGAATGGGTCCACTTCTTCTCCCATTGATCGTCTTACAAGCCCCATATACTCATCACGACCCCCATTCAACCGCAAAAAGTTTTTAGCATCGTCCCATATGCTGCTAGAAAAGTTCCCCATCAACAACCCGGAGTAGACACTCGTTATTATCACGTTGAGGCTTAGTTTTCGGCGAAAGTTTTGCAAGCGATACCCCACAGATGGATACTGCTGGTACTCTTGGAATTGAGACGGATCTCTTGATAATCCATTGTCAATGGCCAAATTAGAAAGCATCTCTGTCACCATGTCAGTTGCTCGACCAAAA of Kluyveromyces marxianus DMKU3-1042 DNA, complete genome, chromosome 3 contains these proteins:
- the OAF1 gene encoding Zn(II)2Cys6 transcription factor domain-containing protein, which gives rise to MDSTQEAAFKTRKRYKLSFVCQLCRKSKTKCDRKKPVCGRCDRLNKPCVYDLEYQTLPRKPNKDATLARLQKELEYWKYFAKAKLMEKKQGTTANNHENPVDIERRGNKIAKDHIINLANFHPQLFYQDSRFNELKVFTNMAQIKHDCFLATLLGTFVASTPKEELLRNVSPYLTFNLDNDNPKYIDRVLHLRQSLLMRFTTETQCNRIQDFTDRLLTGREVLINYRTAFFVTMFSNVFFRCKIGDSKKPNGEYPPHLEQLISDANALLPNKNALLLYKRYFYLRLYHIYPYFDIKLFESALNEILVQDPERPNRLKFSMGTSNFRYKLSNVALLLLILKLSYYSLQSVIDTDYNAEFCSSDFLKQNQVSDQCIVFAEICLAKMCVFDGTNEVQISCLLFIWVFFCVGNGDVDGVFGRATDMVTEMLSNLAIDNGLSRDPSQFQEYQQYPSVGYRLQNFRRKLSLNVIITSVYSGLLMGNFSSSIWDDAKNFLRLNGGRDEYMGLVRRSMGEEVDPFELKIHSVLFKNYKMLVLLMDFEKLVKKDAAGLSLSEIDFTTRSVLDALNLNFSMDFDYIGGPKSFNVVLSHNEGRGVSAKDGGRSRNDCSPSSITSSSSSSNTNSNSSFSSNSNPNSIVCDVIDSYHNIQMHILVRNLMIHLFKSLFLYFEDSCAMGNVENLVHYKRYLLEATRHTLELAKLSLQILEGVFDRVLTDGSNMEKCKLSIETIFPTILYSLLGFGMRLAHAEVGIAQNIDTFSASRTIPMNDVDVDIEIDVSALKKRLKLLSQLRKDTFYAIRRLADAMSASFQYKNFCTFRTLLFLDAVIKLDMSEGLMDMVYYALEPRNNVFGDQHEDMKQLFTHTLGLNVDRPQEMITKLENAQFFSVIDEKFLEETASLMRSLGFSQNALLQASHTLIGVQGR